One region of Carya illinoinensis cultivar Pawnee chromosome 8, C.illinoinensisPawnee_v1, whole genome shotgun sequence genomic DNA includes:
- the LOC122274574 gene encoding uncharacterized protein LOC122274574 translates to MEYFPQGVFSSREGSLITQHVLYMCNREEEIDIHVPWDCPAAIDVWGEDCSPVRKWGRNYGDFTTLWSEFQSKLEEGKLHIVAEVLYSLWRRRNDMVFEGKFKGPCVLIQQAMLDAEAVTLAHEKPRENQTRPVEVMRTVWKPPSHDYLKVNVDAAVDSKRGKVGIGVVVRDFRGEVQVILAAPRQLTKNASATENLTTLRATLLCSELGLTQVQLEGDAKMVVEAINSRSFNSSWDGQVIEDIKAVVHAQPGWSVAFVKREGNSAAHAATKLALSLGTECVWVDEVPCEVLPAIVSD, encoded by the coding sequence ATGGAATACTTCCCACAAGGAGTATTCTCTTCAAGAGAAGGGTCATTGATAACTCAACATGTCCTATATATGTGCAacagagaagaagaaatagaCATACATGTGCCTTGGGATTGCCCTGCAGCAATAGATGTATGGGGCGAGGACTGCAGTCCAGTCAGAAAGTGGGGAAGAAACTATGGTGATTTCACAACACTGTGGTCTGAGTTCCAGTCTAAGTTAGAGGAAGGAAAGCTCCACATAGTAGCTGAGGTGCTGTACAGCCTGTGGAGGAGAAGAAATGATATGgtttttgaaggaaaattcaAGGGGCCATGTGTATTGATCCAGCAGGCAATGCTAGATGCAGAGGCAGTCACATTGGCTCACGAAaaaccaagagagaatcaaacaagGCCAGTAGAGGTAATGAGAACCGTGTGGAAACCTCCAAGCCATGACTATCTGAAGGTGAATGTGGATGCAGCAGTGGATTCTAAAAGAGGAAAGGTGGGAATTGGTGTTGTAGTGAGAGACTTCAGAGGAGAGGTGCAGGTGATACTTGCTGCCCCCAGACAGTTAACAAAGAATGCCAGTGCAACAGAGAATCTGACCACGCTTAGAGCAACCCTTCTGTGTAGTGAACTAGGACTCACTCAGGTGCAGCTGGAGGGTGATGCAAAAATGGTAGTGGAAGCAATCAACTCCAGATCATTTAACTCATCGTGGGATGGACAAGTGATAGAGGACATCAAGGCTGTGGTGCATGCCCAACCTGGGTGGTCTGTAGCTTTTGTAAAGAGAGAGGGCAATAGTGCAGCACATGCAGCTACCAAGTTAGCTCTATCCTTAGGTACCGAATGTGTGTGGGTAGATGAGGTACCATGTGAGGTCCTTCCAGCCATTGTATCAGACTGA
- the LOC122319164 gene encoding agamous-like MADS-box protein TM6: MGRGKIEIKMIENRTNRQVTYSKRRNGIFKKAQELTVLCDAKVSLIMFSTSRKLHEYTSPNITTKEIYDRYQKALGIDLWSSHYEKMLEQLKNLKDINNRLSREIRHRLGQDLNGLNLVELHALEHKVSTSVDVIRARKLHVIKGQTDKYKKKINNLDKIQQDLQLNLRAKCEESQYGLVLVDNEAADYGSAVAMANGASNLFAFRLQNLNLHDAGGFGSQDLRLA, encoded by the exons ATGGGCCGTGGAAAGATAGAGATCAAGATGATAGAGAACCGCACGAACAGGCAGGTCACCTACTCCAAACGAAGAAATGGTATTTTCAAGAAAGCTCAGGAGCTTACAGTTCTTTGCGATGCTAAGGTCTCCCTCATCATGTTCTCCACCAGTAGAAAGTTGCACGAGTATACCAGTCCCAACATAAC GACAAAGGAGATCTATGATCGGTACCAAAAGGCTTTGGGGATCGATCTGTGGAGCTCACACTACGAG AAAATGTTAGAACAGTTGAAGAATCTGAAGGATATTAACAATCGACTAAGCAGGGAGATAAG GCACAGGTTGGGTCAAGATCTGAACGGTCTGAACTTGGTCGAGCTCCATGCTCTTGAGCATAAGGTGTCTACTTCCGTGGACGTCATACGCGCACGAAAG TTGCATGTGATCAAAGGCCAGACCGATAAATACAAGAAAAAG ATCAATAACTTGGACAAAATACAGCAAGATCTCCAGCTCAATCTT AGAGCAAAATGTGAGGAATCTCAATATGGACTAGTACTGGTGGACAATGAAGCTGCAGACTATGGATCCGCAGTTGCTATGGCCAATGGTGCCTCCAACTTATTTGCATTCCGGCTGCAGAATCTGAATCTTCATGATGCTGGGGGATTTGGTTCTCAGGATCTGCGCCTTGCTTGA